In Kitasatospora gansuensis, a genomic segment contains:
- a CDS encoding FtsX-like permease family protein: MTTGLARASLRSRPAAAVGVFAALVLAATVITASVAILRTASAAPPSPQREDLTTIGIGFTLVTVYLSIFATAQVAALAVAQRQRETAVLRAVGASPWQVRRAVAAETLLTAVPALPAGYGLGVLLARWWFGAMADRGLVPPGLRLTVSWPPAVAAAVVLTVTSLLGGLLAAQRAARSRPAAALGEAAGPGGGPVVLRTVLALAALAGAVVLQSAVSAEPAEEAAEHVPLLLLAYLVAIALAGPVLGRLAATAAAGPLRLFGAPGELAVANSRARSRRLSAAITPVTLVVAFTLARLGSLVGGQEPSWIDLFATVLYAGFAALVAADTLVMLMLERRRELALLRLIGAGPGQLVRMVLLESVIVTATALGLGTAVASAAVAPLGSGGPLDLPGQVGGGVAAAVAVLVIGSSFGPLARLLTIRPAAEVSR, encoded by the coding sequence GTGACCACCGGCCTGGCCCGCGCCTCGCTGCGCTCCCGTCCCGCCGCCGCCGTCGGGGTGTTCGCCGCGCTGGTGCTGGCCGCGACGGTGATCACCGCGTCGGTGGCGATCCTGCGCACCGCGTCTGCCGCGCCGCCGTCCCCGCAACGCGAGGACCTGACCACCATCGGGATCGGCTTCACCCTGGTCACCGTCTACCTGTCGATCTTCGCCACCGCCCAGGTGGCCGCGCTGGCGGTGGCGCAGCGGCAGCGCGAGACGGCGGTGCTGCGCGCGGTCGGCGCGAGCCCCTGGCAGGTCCGGCGCGCGGTCGCCGCCGAGACGCTGCTCACCGCCGTTCCGGCGCTGCCCGCCGGCTACGGTCTGGGCGTGCTGCTGGCCCGGTGGTGGTTCGGCGCGATGGCCGACCGAGGGCTGGTGCCGCCCGGCCTCCGGCTGACCGTCAGCTGGCCACCCGCCGTGGCCGCGGCGGTCGTCCTCACCGTCACCTCCCTGCTCGGCGGCCTGCTGGCTGCGCAGCGGGCGGCCCGGTCCCGGCCGGCCGCCGCGCTCGGTGAAGCGGCCGGACCCGGCGGTGGACCGGTGGTGCTGCGGACCGTGCTCGCGCTGGCGGCGCTGGCGGGGGCGGTCGTACTGCAGTCCGCCGTCTCCGCCGAACCGGCCGAGGAGGCGGCCGAACACGTCCCGTTGCTGCTGCTCGCGTACCTGGTCGCGATCGCGCTGGCGGGTCCGGTGCTCGGACGGCTGGCGGCCACGGCGGCCGCCGGGCCGCTGCGGCTGTTCGGGGCGCCCGGGGAGCTGGCGGTGGCCAACAGCCGGGCCCGCTCCCGGCGGCTGTCGGCGGCGATCACGCCGGTCACGCTGGTGGTGGCGTTCACGCTGGCCAGGCTCGGCAGCCTGGTGGGTGGTCAGGAACCGTCCTGGATCGACCTGTTCGCCACCGTGCTCTACGCCGGGTTCGCCGCGCTGGTCGCCGCCGACACCCTGGTGATGCTGATGCTGGAACGCCGCCGCGAACTCGCCCTGCTCCGCCTGATCGGCGCCGGGCCCGGCCAGCTGGTGCGGATGGTGCTGCTGGAGTCGGTCATCGTCACCGCCACCGCGCTCGGGCTGGGCACGGCGGTGGCGAGCGCCGCCGTGGCGCCGCTCGGCAGTGGGGGACCGCTCGACCTCCCGGGTCAGGTCGGGGGCGGGGTGGCCGCCGCCGTGGCGGTGCTCGTTATAGGGTCCTCGTTCGGCCCGCTGGCCCGGCTGCTGACGATCCGTCCGGCGGCCGAGGTGTCCCGGTGA
- a CDS encoding sensor histidine kinase, with amino-acid sequence MRAAMYGGGGDVMERMRIGRALHALGVPAGRELLYALAAPVLGVLGALLVYPLLAVGLVLSVTHLGLPLLAGVLTVARWIGGLHRRLLAGLLGESVPPPRRPEADRARLVRATLTDGANWRTVAYVLLAAPLGVLVLLVTVGLRLYGLAAVLYPFWWRLVSADGHRGLSLGSRALDSGPKALAVAVAGLAVTALAGWAGRRLLALVRYLGRTLLGPGRLSERVRDLEESRALAVHNSAMTLRRIERDLHDGAQAQLVAVTLALASARSRLDRRGPDGTLPPADLERGRELVEQAIGNARTAITDLRDLVRGIHPPVLDTGLDAALETLAARTGVPVRLRTELPGRLPEAVETIAYFCASELLNNAARHSGAPLIELTAEHRDGALLLRVRDEGRGGAVLVPGTAGGGSGLSGLAERVREVDGTLRISSPAGGPTTATVELPV; translated from the coding sequence GTGAGGGCAGCGATGTACGGCGGAGGTGGTGACGTGATGGAGCGGATGCGGATCGGCAGGGCCCTGCACGCCCTCGGCGTACCGGCGGGCCGGGAACTGCTCTACGCCCTGGCCGCCCCGGTCCTCGGCGTGCTCGGGGCGCTGCTGGTCTACCCGCTGCTGGCCGTCGGCCTGGTGCTGTCGGTGACCCACCTCGGGCTGCCACTGCTGGCCGGGGTGCTGACCGTGGCGCGCTGGATCGGCGGCCTGCACCGTCGCCTGCTGGCCGGGCTGCTCGGCGAGTCCGTCCCGCCCCCGCGCCGCCCCGAGGCCGACCGGGCCCGGCTGGTCCGGGCCACCCTCACCGACGGCGCGAACTGGCGGACGGTGGCGTACGTGCTGCTGGCCGCGCCGCTCGGCGTCCTGGTGCTGCTGGTGACGGTCGGGCTGCGGCTGTACGGGCTGGCCGCCGTGCTGTACCCGTTCTGGTGGCGGCTGGTCAGCGCCGACGGGCACCGGGGCCTGAGCCTCGGGAGCCGGGCGCTGGACAGCGGGCCGAAGGCGCTGGCGGTGGCCGTCGCCGGACTGGCCGTCACCGCGCTGGCCGGCTGGGCGGGCCGTCGCCTGCTGGCGCTGGTCAGGTATCTGGGCCGGACCCTGCTCGGGCCAGGCAGGCTGTCCGAGCGGGTCCGGGACCTGGAGGAGAGCCGGGCGCTGGCCGTGCACAACTCGGCCATGACGCTGCGTCGGATCGAGCGCGACCTGCACGACGGCGCCCAGGCCCAGCTGGTCGCGGTCACCCTGGCCCTGGCCTCGGCCCGGTCCCGGCTGGACCGGCGCGGTCCGGACGGCACCCTCCCGCCGGCGGACCTGGAGCGTGGCCGGGAGCTGGTCGAGCAGGCGATCGGCAACGCCAGGACCGCCATCACCGACCTGCGCGACCTGGTACGCGGCATCCATCCGCCGGTCCTGGACACCGGTCTGGACGCCGCGCTGGAGACTCTGGCGGCCCGTACGGGCGTGCCGGTCCGGCTGCGCACCGAACTGCCCGGGCGGCTGCCCGAGGCGGTCGAGACCATCGCGTACTTCTGCGCCTCCGAGCTGCTCAACAACGCCGCCCGCCACTCGGGCGCGCCGCTGATCGAGCTGACGGCGGAGCACCGGGACGGCGCCCTGCTGCTCCGGGTCCGGGACGAGGGGCGGGGCGGGGCGGTGCTGGTACCGGGTACGGCGGGCGGCGGCAGCGGACTGTCCGGGCTGGCCGAACGGGTCCGGGAGGTGGACGGGACGCTGCGGATCAGCAGTCCGGCCGGCGGGCCGACCACCGCTACGGTGGAGCTGCCGGTCTGA
- a CDS encoding response regulator, with protein sequence MRIVIAEDAAVLRHGMVQLLDERGFDVAAAVGDARALHSAVAEHRPDVVVADIRMPPGHTDEGLRAAIELRLEFPELGVLLFSQYIETRYTARLLATGASGIGYLLKDRVADVDDFVDAIHRVAAGGTALDPEVVSQLMATRQHSSGVDALSPREREVLVLMAQGLTNAAVADALTVTQRAVEKHVAGIFAKLDLPRTDTEHRRVLAVLRYLGAAPR encoded by the coding sequence ATGCGCATCGTGATAGCCGAGGACGCCGCCGTCCTGCGGCACGGCATGGTCCAACTGCTCGACGAGCGCGGCTTCGACGTGGCGGCGGCGGTCGGTGACGCCCGGGCGCTGCACAGCGCGGTCGCGGAGCACCGGCCGGACGTGGTGGTGGCCGACATCCGGATGCCGCCAGGACACACCGACGAGGGGCTCCGGGCGGCCATCGAACTCCGGCTGGAGTTCCCGGAGTTGGGCGTGCTGCTGTTCTCCCAGTACATCGAGACCCGCTACACCGCGCGGCTGCTGGCCACCGGCGCGTCCGGGATCGGCTACCTGCTCAAGGACCGGGTCGCCGACGTGGACGACTTCGTGGACGCGATCCACCGGGTGGCCGCGGGCGGCACCGCGCTCGACCCGGAGGTGGTCTCCCAGCTGATGGCGACCCGGCAGCACAGCAGCGGCGTCGACGCGCTGAGCCCGCGCGAGCGGGAGGTGCTGGTGCTGATGGCCCAGGGGCTGACCAACGCCGCCGTCGCCGACGCGCTGACGGTCACTCAGCGGGCGGTGGAGAAGCACGTGGCGGGCATCTTCGCCAAGCTGGACCTGCCCCGGACCGACACCGAGCACCGGCGGGTGCTGGCCGTGCTGCGCTACCTCGGCGCGGCACCGAGGTGA
- a CDS encoding DUF3103 family protein, which translates to MPHFRLRRAVVALVTLPLLALGTGLATAAPAPHSTVGQAPAATRVSVIEDEVARTLATALTDPALRERLRAVADPVALAPLAAAVPGPAARGLAEATARADRGIATAKGLGADLGPLLRVQLADPSMRTALAAGAAPLVATAATDEHARTVRAYDTAGRSHALDTGTLPTRPVYLVDLDTAKTLEAGVAVLQREFGARGLAAAQAAGGWWVTKITSVRVNDDEEPWFKGAAEMFALVTGFGQDGKVRVDSVAMPYLQYDGTTYYPNQILVNWSSYKYNLADVVLMEDDGDTNYLALAQAVAAVLLTIADQGAYIPLVNAVLAALPESWWTDDPDYVESWYTLARSSSGRLNGARGNGWMTVEPYYVQQF; encoded by the coding sequence ATGCCCCACTTCCGTCTGCGGCGCGCCGTCGTCGCACTCGTGACCCTGCCCCTGCTCGCGCTCGGCACGGGCCTGGCCACGGCCGCACCCGCTCCCCACTCCACGGTCGGTCAGGCCCCGGCCGCCACCCGGGTGTCGGTGATCGAGGACGAGGTCGCCCGTACCCTGGCGACCGCCCTCACCGACCCCGCCCTGCGCGAGCGCCTGCGGGCCGTCGCTGACCCCGTCGCACTCGCCCCGCTGGCCGCCGCCGTCCCCGGCCCCGCTGCCCGGGGGCTCGCCGAGGCCACCGCGCGGGCCGACCGTGGCATCGCCACCGCCAAGGGCCTCGGCGCGGACCTGGGCCCGCTGCTGCGAGTGCAGCTGGCCGACCCCTCGATGCGGACGGCCCTGGCGGCCGGCGCCGCACCGCTGGTGGCGACCGCCGCCACCGACGAGCACGCCCGCACCGTACGCGCCTACGACACCGCGGGCCGGTCGCACGCCCTCGACACCGGCACCCTGCCCACCCGGCCGGTCTACCTGGTCGACCTCGACACGGCCAAGACCCTCGAGGCCGGAGTCGCGGTGCTCCAGCGGGAGTTCGGCGCCCGCGGGCTCGCCGCAGCGCAGGCCGCCGGCGGCTGGTGGGTCACTAAGATCACCTCGGTCCGGGTGAACGACGACGAGGAGCCCTGGTTCAAGGGCGCCGCCGAGATGTTCGCCCTGGTGACCGGCTTCGGCCAGGACGGCAAGGTCCGGGTCGACTCGGTCGCCATGCCGTACCTCCAGTACGACGGCACCACCTACTACCCGAACCAGATCCTGGTGAACTGGTCGAGCTACAAGTACAACCTGGCGGACGTCGTCCTGATGGAGGACGACGGCGACACCAACTACCTGGCCCTCGCCCAGGCCGTCGCCGCCGTCCTGCTCACCATCGCCGACCAGGGCGCCTACATCCCGCTGGTGAACGCCGTCCTGGCCGCACTGCCCGAGTCGTGGTGGACCGACGACCCGGACTACGTGGAGTCCTGGTACACCCTCGCCCGCAGCAGCTCGGGCCGCCTCAACGGGGCCCGCGGCAACGGCTGGATGACCGTCGAGCCGTACTACGTCCAGCAGTTCTGA
- a CDS encoding RICIN domain-containing protein: protein MALKIRIAAALLGAGLAVGAGVPSAAAASPYNPYGVPSVVVLGNGNSPHCLETADWRTDNGAPARQWDCHYGASQQWSLTVGPTGSLVNVHSGKCLEVADWRTDNGAPARQWGCTGGASQQWAWVHVPGAGYVLRNVHSGKCLEIDGRRTTNGAPGQQWDCWNGNNQQWFPYSPNR from the coding sequence ATGGCCCTCAAGATTCGGATAGCCGCTGCCCTGCTGGGCGCCGGTCTCGCAGTGGGCGCGGGCGTGCCCTCGGCCGCCGCCGCGTCTCCGTACAACCCTTATGGCGTGCCGAGCGTGGTCGTGCTTGGGAACGGCAACAGCCCGCACTGTCTGGAGACCGCCGACTGGCGCACCGACAATGGCGCCCCGGCCCGTCAGTGGGACTGCCACTACGGTGCCAGCCAGCAGTGGAGTCTGACGGTCGGCCCGACAGGCTCGCTGGTCAACGTTCACAGCGGCAAGTGCCTGGAGGTCGCCGACTGGCGCACCGACAACGGTGCCCCCGCCCGCCAGTGGGGCTGCACCGGCGGAGCCAGCCAGCAGTGGGCCTGGGTGCACGTCCCCGGTGCTGGTTACGTCCTGCGCAACGTCCACAGCGGCAAGTGCCTGGAGATCGACGGCCGGCGCACCACCAACGGAGCTCCTGGTCAGCAGTGGGACTGCTGGAACGGGAACAACCAGCAGTGGTTCCCGTACTCGCCGAACCGCTGA
- a CDS encoding glycerophosphodiester phosphodiesterase: MTDLHSPTSTDASRRWFLRTSGALGLGAAALSTAGVGEALAAGSDSGSGSESSESADASRRPSGTRPPVRTGTGLDRLPHPLVVGHRGASGYRPEHTLGSYEHALNLGADVIEQDLVPTKDGHLVVRHENEIGGTTDVADHTEFAGRKTTKTIDGKSVTGWFTEDFTLAELRTLRAKERLPLQRQHNTLYDGRWAVPTFREVVEFAQQRARATGREVWLYVETKHPSYFRSIGLPLEERLATELRRAGLAGRNGRAILQSFEPSSLQRLAKLVDNPRIQLLSDRGTQPYDFVLAGDKRTVADLVTPDGLRWMAGYAHGLGPTTNLIAPIDPATGKLLPTTTLVADAHAKGLLLHPYTLRNENAFLPADFRRGTDPNAYGDSIAWARFLMEQGVDGFFTDQADTSVLARADFWSAHHAG; this comes from the coding sequence ATGACGGACCTTCACAGCCCCACGAGCACCGACGCCTCGCGCCGCTGGTTCCTGCGGACCAGCGGCGCGCTCGGCCTCGGGGCGGCCGCGCTGAGCACCGCCGGCGTCGGCGAGGCCCTGGCGGCCGGCTCCGACTCCGGCTCCGGCTCCGAGTCTTCCGAGAGTGCCGACGCCTCGCGCCGCCCGAGCGGCACCCGTCCGCCGGTGCGCACCGGCACCGGCCTGGACCGCCTGCCGCACCCGCTGGTGGTCGGCCACCGCGGCGCCAGCGGCTACCGCCCGGAGCACACCCTCGGCTCCTACGAGCACGCGCTGAACCTGGGCGCCGACGTGATCGAGCAGGACCTGGTGCCGACCAAGGACGGCCACCTGGTGGTCCGGCACGAGAACGAGATCGGCGGCACCACCGACGTCGCCGACCACACCGAGTTCGCCGGCCGCAAGACCACCAAGACCATCGACGGCAAGTCCGTCACCGGCTGGTTCACCGAGGACTTCACCCTCGCCGAGCTGCGCACCCTGCGCGCCAAGGAGCGGCTGCCGCTGCAGCGTCAGCACAACACGCTGTACGACGGCCGCTGGGCGGTGCCGACCTTCCGCGAGGTCGTCGAGTTCGCCCAGCAGCGCGCCCGCGCCACCGGCCGCGAGGTCTGGCTCTACGTCGAGACCAAGCACCCCAGCTACTTCCGCTCCATCGGCCTGCCGCTCGAGGAGCGCCTGGCCACCGAGCTCCGCCGGGCCGGGCTGGCCGGCCGCAACGGCCGGGCCATCCTGCAGTCCTTCGAGCCGAGCAGCCTCCAGCGCCTGGCCAAGCTGGTCGACAACCCCCGGATCCAGCTGCTCAGCGACCGCGGCACCCAGCCCTACGACTTCGTCCTCGCGGGCGACAAGCGCACCGTCGCCGACCTGGTCACCCCGGACGGCCTGCGCTGGATGGCCGGCTACGCCCACGGCCTCGGCCCCACCACCAACCTGATCGCCCCGATCGACCCGGCCACCGGCAAGCTCCTCCCCACCACCACCCTGGTCGCCGACGCCCACGCCAAGGGCCTCCTGCTCCACCCGTACACGCTCCGCAACGAGAACGCCTTCCTCCCCGCCGACTTCCGCCGCGGCACCGACCCGAACGCCTACGGCGACTCCATCGCCTGGGCCCGCTTCCTGATGGAGCAGGGCGTCGACGGCTTCTTCACCGACCAGGCCGACACCAGCGTCCTCGCCCGCGCCGACTTCTGGTCCGCCCACCACGCGGGCTGA
- a CDS encoding urease subunit gamma, producing MRLTPHEQERLLIHVAADVARSRQARGLLLNYPEAVALITSHVLEGARDGRTVAELMASGREVLGRKDVMEGIAEMVPDVQVEATFPDGTKLVTVHGPIQ from the coding sequence ATGAGGCTCACCCCCCATGAGCAGGAACGCCTGCTCATCCACGTCGCCGCCGACGTGGCCCGCTCCCGGCAGGCCCGCGGCCTGCTGCTGAACTACCCCGAGGCGGTCGCGCTGATCACCTCGCACGTGCTGGAGGGCGCCCGGGACGGCCGCACCGTCGCCGAGTTGATGGCCTCCGGGCGGGAGGTGCTCGGCCGCAAGGACGTGATGGAGGGGATCGCCGAGATGGTCCCCGACGTCCAGGTGGAGGCGACCTTCCCGGACGGCACCAAGCTGGTCACTGTGCACGGGCCGATCCAGTGA
- a CDS encoding urease subunit beta has product MTPGEVIYGEGEIGLNAGLPVTELTVVNGADRPVQVGSHYHFAEANPGLEFDRPAAYGLRLNIPAGTAVRFEPGIPVEVGLVPIGGRREVHGLRGETGGGLDA; this is encoded by the coding sequence TTGACGCCCGGTGAAGTCATTTACGGCGAAGGCGAGATCGGCCTGAACGCCGGCCTGCCGGTCACCGAGCTGACGGTCGTGAACGGCGCGGACCGCCCGGTTCAGGTCGGCTCGCACTACCACTTCGCCGAGGCCAATCCCGGCCTGGAGTTCGACCGCCCGGCGGCGTACGGGCTGCGCCTGAACATCCCGGCCGGGACGGCCGTGCGGTTCGAGCCGGGCATCCCGGTCGAGGTGGGGCTGGTGCCGATCGGCGGCCGGCGCGAGGTGCACGGGCTGCGTGGAGAGACCGGGGGTGGGCTGGATGCCTGA
- a CDS encoding urease subunit alpha, with protein MPEYALRLSRQRYAALYGPTAGDRIRLADTNLLIEVEEDRSAGGDEAVFGGGKVIRESMGQARTSRAEGAPDTVITGVVVLDHWGVVKADVGIRDGRITALGKAGNPETMNGVHPQLVIGPETEVIAGNGKILTAGAIDAHVHLICPQLADEALSSGVTTVVGGGTGPAEGTKATTITPGAWHLARMFEAMDGVPLNLGLLGKGNTVNTASMHDQLRAGALGFKIHEDWGATPASIDACLRVCEESGAQLAIHTDTLNEAGFVADTLAAIAGRGIHAYHTEGAGGGHAPDIITVVSELNVLPSSTNPTRPHTVNTVDEHLDMLMVCHHLSPHVPEDLAFAESRIRPSTIAAEDVLHDLGAISIISSDAQAMGRIGEVVMRTWQTAHVMKARRGALPGDGRADNQRARRYVAKYTINPAIAQGMDHEIGSVEPGKLADLVLWTPAFFGVKPDLVVKGGQIAWAQMGDANASIPTPQPVLPRPMFGAQGRAPAANSINFTAPAAIEHGLPERLGLAKPFTAIGNTRGVTKDHLVNNTARPDVRVDPDTFTVTIDGETVTPAPAAELPLAQRYFLF; from the coding sequence ATGCCTGAGTACGCACTGCGGTTGAGCAGGCAGCGGTACGCCGCGCTGTACGGCCCGACGGCCGGGGACCGGATCAGGCTGGCCGACACCAACCTGCTGATCGAGGTCGAGGAGGACCGGAGCGCCGGCGGGGACGAGGCGGTGTTCGGCGGCGGCAAGGTGATCCGCGAGTCGATGGGCCAGGCCAGGACCAGCCGGGCCGAGGGCGCGCCGGACACGGTGATCACCGGCGTGGTGGTGCTGGACCACTGGGGTGTGGTCAAGGCCGACGTCGGCATCCGGGACGGCCGGATCACCGCACTCGGCAAGGCGGGCAACCCGGAGACCATGAACGGGGTGCACCCGCAGCTGGTGATCGGTCCGGAGACCGAGGTGATCGCGGGCAACGGGAAGATCCTCACGGCGGGCGCGATCGACGCGCACGTGCACCTGATCTGCCCCCAACTCGCCGACGAGGCCCTCTCCTCGGGCGTCACCACGGTGGTCGGCGGCGGCACCGGGCCGGCCGAGGGCACCAAGGCGACCACCATCACCCCGGGCGCCTGGCACCTGGCCCGGATGTTCGAGGCGATGGACGGCGTGCCGCTCAACCTCGGGCTGCTCGGCAAGGGCAACACCGTCAACACCGCCTCGATGCACGACCAGTTGCGGGCCGGGGCACTCGGCTTCAAGATCCACGAGGACTGGGGTGCCACCCCCGCCTCGATCGACGCCTGCCTGCGGGTCTGCGAGGAGTCGGGGGCCCAACTGGCCATCCACACCGACACCTTGAACGAGGCCGGGTTCGTCGCCGACACGCTGGCCGCGATCGCCGGGCGGGGCATCCACGCCTACCACACCGAGGGTGCGGGCGGCGGGCACGCGCCCGACATCATCACGGTGGTCTCCGAGCTCAACGTGCTGCCCAGCTCCACCAATCCGACCAGGCCGCACACCGTGAACACGGTGGACGAGCACCTCGACATGCTGATGGTCTGTCACCACCTCAGCCCGCACGTGCCCGAGGACCTGGCCTTCGCCGAGTCCCGGATCCGCCCCTCCACCATTGCGGCGGAGGACGTCCTGCACGACCTCGGCGCGATCTCCATCATCAGCTCCGACGCCCAGGCGATGGGCCGGATCGGCGAGGTGGTGATGCGCACCTGGCAGACCGCGCACGTGATGAAGGCCCGCCGGGGCGCGCTGCCCGGCGACGGCCGGGCCGACAACCAGCGGGCCCGGCGGTACGTGGCCAAGTACACCATCAACCCCGCGATCGCCCAGGGCATGGACCACGAGATCGGCTCGGTCGAACCCGGCAAGCTGGCCGACCTGGTGCTCTGGACGCCGGCCTTCTTCGGGGTCAAGCCCGACCTGGTGGTGAAGGGCGGTCAGATCGCCTGGGCCCAGATGGGCGACGCCAACGCCTCCATCCCGACCCCGCAACCCGTGCTGCCCCGGCCGATGTTCGGCGCCCAGGGGCGGGCCCCCGCCGCCAACTCGATCAACTTCACCGCCCCGGCGGCGATCGAGCACGGCCTGCCCGAACGGCTCGGCCTGGCCAAGCCGTTCACCGCGATCGGCAACACCCGGGGCGTCACCAAGGACCACCTGGTGAACAACACCGCCCGGCCGGACGTCCGGGTCGACCCCGACACCTTCACCGTCACCATCGACGGCGAGACCGTCACCCCCGCTCCGGCCGCCGAACTGCCGCTGGCCCAGCGGTACTTCCTGTTCTGA
- a CDS encoding urease accessory protein UreF: MMVAALLLLADGRFPAGGHAHSGGAEAAVRSGRVHDHVSMAAFLTGRLHTTGLTTAALAAAAALHPEALDAVDEAAEARTPSPAQRAASRRLGRQLLRAARATWPHPLLDGLKTRHPGGAHQPVVLGATAHAAGLTPADAAAVAAYESVNGPATACVRLLGLDPYQVTAQLARLAPALDAVTARAVEAARSGDLPAASAPLLDVYAEQHSSWKVRLFAS, encoded by the coding sequence CTGATGGTCGCCGCCCTGCTCCTGCTGGCCGACGGCCGGTTCCCCGCCGGAGGGCACGCGCACTCCGGCGGGGCCGAGGCGGCGGTCAGGTCCGGCCGGGTGCACGACCACGTGTCGATGGCGGCCTTCCTGACCGGTCGGCTGCACACCACCGGCCTGACCACCGCCGCCCTCGCGGCGGCGGCCGCCCTGCACCCCGAAGCGCTGGACGCCGTGGACGAGGCCGCCGAGGCCCGTACCCCGTCCCCGGCCCAGCGCGCCGCCAGCCGCCGGCTCGGCCGCCAACTGCTCCGGGCCGCCCGGGCCACCTGGCCGCACCCCCTGCTGGACGGGCTGAAGACCCGTCACCCGGGCGGCGCGCACCAGCCGGTGGTGCTCGGCGCCACCGCCCACGCCGCCGGGCTCACCCCGGCCGACGCGGCGGCCGTCGCCGCGTACGAGAGCGTCAACGGCCCGGCCACCGCCTGCGTCCGGCTGCTCGGCCTGGATCCGTACCAGGTCACCGCCCAACTGGCCCGGCTCGCCCCGGCGTTGGACGCCGTCACCGCGCGAGCGGTGGAGGCCGCCAGGTCCGGCGACCTGCCCGCCGCGTCCGCACCCCTGCTCGACGTCTACGCCGAGCAGCACAGCTCCTGGAAGGTACGACTCTTTGCATCGTGA
- the ureG gene encoding urease accessory protein UreG, translated as MHRDHVDPYDATVQHSYTDTGTATHEHPRALRIGLGGPVGSGKTATVAALCRVLRAELSLAVVTNDIYTTEDAEFLLRNAVLPPERITAVETGCCPHTAIRDDISANLEAVEELEAAVGPLDLILVESGGDNLTATFSRGLVDHQIFVIDVSGGDKIPRKGGPGVSTSDLLVINKTDLAALVGADLDVMARDAKAQRGELPTVFTALSTADGIAPVVAWVRERLADWQAR; from the coding sequence TTGCATCGTGACCACGTCGACCCCTACGACGCCACCGTCCAGCACTCCTACACCGACACCGGAACCGCTACCCATGAGCACCCGCGCGCGCTGCGGATCGGCCTCGGTGGGCCGGTCGGCTCCGGCAAGACCGCCACCGTCGCCGCGCTCTGCCGGGTGCTCCGCGCGGAGCTCTCGCTCGCGGTGGTCACCAACGACATCTACACCACCGAGGACGCCGAGTTCCTGCTCCGCAACGCCGTCCTGCCGCCCGAGCGGATCACCGCCGTGGAGACCGGCTGCTGCCCGCACACCGCGATCCGGGACGACATCTCCGCCAACCTGGAGGCCGTCGAGGAGCTGGAGGCCGCCGTCGGCCCGCTCGACCTGATCCTGGTGGAGTCCGGCGGCGACAACCTGACCGCCACCTTCAGCCGGGGTCTGGTGGACCATCAGATCTTCGTCATCGACGTCTCCGGCGGCGACAAGATCCCGCGCAAGGGTGGCCCCGGGGTCTCGACCTCCGACCTGCTGGTGATCAACAAGACCGACCTGGCCGCACTGGTCGGTGCCGACCTGGACGTGATGGCCCGGGACGCCAAGGCCCAGCGCGGTGAGCTGCCCACCGTCTTCACCGCGCTCTCCACCGCCGACGGCATCGCCCCCGTGGTGGCCTGGGTCCGCGAGCGGCTGGCGGACTGGCAGGCGCGTTGA
- a CDS encoding urease accessory protein UreD: MTATLVAAARVTAEPDGRGGTALPDLAGAGPFALRRTLGPGPGAHVVLIGSMAAPLGGDRLAVHAEVRPGAELRLTSAAATISLPGPEAAHLEQQLTVGAGALLDWCPEPVIAAAGSHLILTTRIELAAGARLRYREEQVLGRLHDWTRGTGPGRLTSRLTVRQAGRVILDQQTDLGPGAPGWDGPACLGGHRTVGQLLTVGLPAPAAPDTGDAALMVLPGEGATLLTALAPDALLLRRLLERRAP; encoded by the coding sequence TTGACCGCCACCCTGGTCGCGGCCGCCCGGGTCACCGCCGAACCGGACGGGCGGGGCGGCACCGCCCTGCCCGACCTGGCCGGCGCCGGACCCTTCGCGCTGCGCCGCACCCTGGGCCCGGGGCCCGGCGCGCACGTGGTGCTGATCGGCTCGATGGCCGCCCCGCTCGGCGGCGACCGCCTCGCCGTCCACGCCGAGGTCCGCCCCGGCGCCGAGCTGCGGCTGACCAGCGCGGCGGCCACCATCAGCCTGCCGGGGCCCGAAGCCGCCCATCTCGAGCAGCAGTTGACGGTCGGCGCGGGCGCCCTGCTGGACTGGTGCCCCGAGCCGGTGATCGCCGCCGCCGGGAGCCACCTGATCCTCACCACCCGGATCGAGCTGGCCGCCGGTGCCCGGCTGCGCTACCGGGAGGAGCAGGTGCTCGGCCGGCTGCACGACTGGACCAGGGGCACCGGCCCGGGGCGCCTGACCTCCCGGCTGACCGTACGTCAGGCGGGCCGGGTGATCCTCGACCAGCAGACCGACCTCGGCCCCGGCGCCCCCGGCTGGGACGGTCCGGCCTGCCTCGGCGGCCACCGTACGGTCGGCCAGCTGCTGACCGTCGGACTGCCCGCCCCGGCGGCACCGGACACGGGGGACGCCGCGCTCATGGTGCTGCCGGGGGAGGGGGCCACGCTGCTCACCGCGCTGGCGCCCGACGCGCTGCTGCTGCGCAGGCTGCTGGAGCGCCGGGCGCCCTGA